The nucleotide window GATTACGGGCCAGGCCGTCTTATAGAAGAGGCCTGTGAAGCCATCTGGCCCTGGCGACTTGTCATTGGGCATTTGAGAGATCACTGCCCAAATTTCAGCTTCAGTGAAGTGGACCTCCAGGCTGGAAAGGTCCATCGATGGCAGCCCAATAATCCCAAGGTTGAATCTCTGGGAGGGAACAAAGATGGTGCCCAGGACTTGGTCATAGTAATGGTACAGCGCATCAGCCATTCCTTCTCCACTAacaatcacattgtcattcacgTGGAGAGACCGTATAAAGTTTTTGCGTTTTCTGTGGCAAGCCATGAGGTGAAAGAACTTGGTGTTTGCATCCCCCTCAGCTAGAAACATCATTCTTGATCGCTGTCTGGCCATCGTACGCAGTAGGGATGCCAAACCGAGCACGCGGACTTTCAGTGATTTACGCAGTTGTGACTCCTGCACAGAGAGCGACCTGGATTCCTGAGCCACATCCAGACGTGTGATTGCCTCCCGGACCAAGGCTAGCTGCATCCGCACACTATCGATCTTCTTATCACTCCAGCTCTTCAGCGCCCGTGCCACATTTCTGAGTTTGTAATCCAGTACACGGAATGGGTCCGCATGCAACAGAGTTGCTGACCAGGCAGACTCCACAACCTCCATGAACCTCGGGAATTTGGTCCAGTGTGGTTTAGATCGAAACCTCTTTTTTGCCCATGGCACCACGTTTGCCATCAGCAGCAGCGGACAGTGATCAGAGCAATCCGTGGAAAGCGCCCGTAGGATATGATTTGGGTGCGCTTGCAACCAGCCTGCCGTGGCGAAGACACAGTCCAACCGTTCCAGAGTCGGCTGGTCCCGCTCACTGGACCAGGTGAACCGTCTACCGACCAGGTTGAGCTCTTCCAGCTCGACGGCATCGATGAATGCCCAGAAACGACGCATACAACGACGGTCGAGGCGATCGTTGCTCTTATCCTCTGCTCTGTAAATCATGTTGAAATCCCCACATAGCACCCACGGTCCATCAGCCGTCATCCTGAACTGACGGAGTTCGTCCAGGAACTCGACCTTTTCCTAGTCCGCCTGTGGCCCATAGACCACCGTCAGCCACTAGCAGTCCTGTGGTGCAGCTGTGTTGGCCACCTTAGCCGATAAGAAGAAGCGGCATTTATCCACCTGGGAAACCATCCATTGTTCACGCTGCCAGCCAAATAAGATCCCCCCGGCTACATTAGCAGACGGCAGATAGTCATAGTCGAACATAGATCCCAGTATTTCATTAGCCAGTGAGTTACAAATGACGGAGAGCTTAGTCTCCTGTAGACACACGAGAGAAACGCGTTGCTAGGTCAGAAGGTCCCTAACGACATTGCGACGGGCACGACCATTCAGGCCACGCACATTCCAAACACAGCAGTTGTATGATATCATTGAGAAACAGAGGGCGCGACTGAAAACGGTCCCAGGCACCATTACAGCGCCTCCCCCTCCAACTCGGCCAAGTTGAGGTTCATGGCCACGGGATCAAAATCAGGCGCGACAAGCATCTGCAGTGCCTCCAGCTTCGACGGAGTCAACGGTTCTGCGAAGGTCGCCAAATACTTCTCGAATGCCTCCAAATCCGCCGGCGGGAGATTATCCACCATTCCAAGCTTCTGCATTAGGACGGATTGTGCCTGAAGCGTGGCGTTGGCTGCCCGCGGCTTGGCCGCAAGACGACGACTCCTCCTGATAGACAGCACTGTTGCCGGCGTCCTCGACTTGCGTAGCTTCGGCCCCGCCTTAATGATAGGCGAGTCCAGGGGGATGCATACCCAAGCCACAATTTCTGCCTGCCGCGCCGCAGCGGACGTTCGAAGCGTAGCGTCCGCCCGCGCAGTGACGTTGGACGTTCCCAGTGCTGCGGACGCTGTTGCGGCGACCGGCGAACCCAACGTCGACCCGGACTGGCGCGCACTGGTTCCATGAGCTCCAGCTGCATGATTTCCCGAAACATCGGTTCCGCTCGTTCCGTCCCGTTCGCCGGGCAGCGGAACACCGGCCCACATTCCTTAATGGGCCTCAGAAGGACCCTTTCCCCTCTCATTCCTGGGCTAGCATCGATGCAGTTTTTCAATTCTTGTGGGCCGCTCCCATGGACTGGTCGTTGCGGCACCAGATCAGGAGAGCACAGGTCGATCCAGCGCCGGTAGCAATCACTTCTTCATCCGCctattcgcttgctcgtatacgatcatggattataagttaaaatagtattttttttacgTCCTAGCAATAAATAATCTATGATCGTTCACGACGAAGCCAGCAGGCTGCATGTCGattgcagccgcagccgcaggccTTATCACTTTATTTATCAGGTCGGTCGGGCCGGGCCCGGGCCCGGGAGTCGGGACCCTCCCTCACATGTGGCGATAGGCCGCCTCTCGCTCCGCAGTTTGCCGCGTTCTCTCCGCTGCGTCCTGCGTCTGCGTGTACTGTATGGTGCTGTGTGTGTTGGGCGGCTGCTCGGAATTAATCGCGCCTCTCCATCGTGACTGATACAGTGATACTGATGCTCCACGCACTCTTTCTGGCAGCCGTTTTCCAAAACCCCTCGGCGGCGGACCGAGCCATCCGCTAGTGTGTTTTTGCTTAGTAAACCGGTAAACGCGTGCTCCTCGTGCTTCTTCATTTGCATTATACATTTACGTTGCGTCTCTGTAAGTCCTTAAGTTTCTCCTCCGGATCGGTGAGTTTGGGTGTCGTCGTTGTATACGTTCACCATTTTGGCTGGCGACTTGTAATAATTAAGTTCTCGTGGGTACATAAATGGATCCATCGAACCGGGTACTCTCCAGCGGTATACGAGCTGGATACTTGGTGCTTGCTTCTTCGTGTTACTACGTAAGTGGGGACTTTTGCCGTTTTGCGCCGTCATACTGGATTTACCCTTTACGTATCTACTTCCTCTGTCCCATAGTAATCGCACTTCTCTAAATCCGAGGTCGCAATTTTGTAAATTATCAGTACAGCTGGTAAGTTCTGCTGCTGCCTAGTGGTGACATAAACACAGATGCAGCAGCGCGGAACAAGGAACAAGGGACATGTGTTGCAGTGCAAAAACGAGTGAACGAGAACATCCGCACACCGTCCTttcctctttttttctattttttattacAAGCCAGACTTTCCGTTGGTCCCACGCTGATCCATAAACTTTTGTCCAATACTCCTATAGACATCAGATCTCACACCTTTATGCCTATATGTGcacatttttttttacaaaatttgaaACGTAGAAGTGTAAATATTTTGGGATGAAGGGAGTACTCCCTACATCtttaaaagaatgtaattctagaTTTGGAATTAGCCAAACTTTCTCTAGTTTGACCTATTTTATAGAAAAAATGCCAACAATTATTATGTCTCTATAtagatttactatgaaaatatattttatattcaATATAATGAtaataattttatataaaaattgttagtactttgttgtacacagatgtttcaagttgaaattgttttgCATTTTTTTTGGGACTGAGTATTATTATATTATGGTTTAGGAGGTTTGATGAGCCTGAAGTAATGGGCCGCACTGCTATAAAAAGGTGAGTTTTGGGCCCAGTCATGCAtgttgtcttgtgggctggaaaATTCAGGCCTATGAGTTCATGGGACTGCCTCACGTGCAATCGAACGAACCAAAATCAAGGCCCGCTCAtcgaagaaaagaaaaagaaaaaaggaattaATAAAAAAAAGAGGAGAGGCCCGGTCTGCCGGAGCGGAGGGTGCCGATCCCGTCGCCGCCGCTACCCCCTCAATCGCGAGCAACTCCTTCCGGATTCGCACCGAGCTCTCGACGATTTTGATGAGATAGAAGCCTAAACCATCCGGGCTTTGGTATGCTGCGGAAGGCCGTCGTCGCCTTCATCGCCTGCGCCGCCCTGTACCTCGCCGTCTCCGCCTACTCCCGTCGCCAGGTGCGGCTGTCCGTTCTCCAGTTTGTCTGGTCAGGTTCAGTTGTTAAGATGTCTGACTGACTATACTTAGTTTTCTAAGATAGTTCAGATTAATTAGTGTGTCGGGTCGAGATGGAACGTTGAAGGGGGAATTTAGTGGATCTCTCTGTGCCGGGATCGCTTTATCCTGTAGGGATTCGAGCTCTAGCTGCTCGTAGTAGCATTTCTGCAATGTGATGTCTGAGGTATGCCTGTTGCCAGTATGATGTCACTAAGTAATTTTAGGGAGCTGGTTCCCCTGTCGACGGTACTTTTGCAGTGGAGGTGGTAAGGCATACATGAGATTTGTTTTTCTACTTTGTCGATGCCATTATCTTTACTGCTGAATTGTGTCGTAGTGTGGTTTGGCTCCAGCATTGGAACTATCATGTGTATTgatctattttttatttttattttcagtAGCTAGTCATGTTGCGTGACATTTTGAATGATGCGTGGTATGTATTTATTTCTTTATTACCCAAGACGATGGAGATGCATTGTATGTACTACTATGACACTTTATCAGAGAAAATAAAAAACGGAACTACTATGACAATAATGTGATGAATGCTAAGGATTTCAAAAGATGTATCTTATCTTTTTTCTCATGTTGCACAGAGCATTGCAGAGGTTCAATTACCAGCAGTTACTCACAGGGTCTACCTAGATGTAGAAATTGATGGCCAACACATAGGTACATTGCAATTAACAGCACATTGTTGGGTGTTTTAATGGAAATCTTTGGCCACCTGTTGCTTGCATTATTTCTTCATGTTTCATTAGTCATAACCATAATTACATTGTTGGCTTAATTCTTGATTGACCCGACCCCCTAATTGCAGGTAGAATTGTTATTGGTCTCTATGGGGAGGTTGTTCCAAAAACAATTGGTATTATTATTATACTTCTCTTTTTCCAGCAtgttcttttattgattttgATTTTCAAAGTTTGTGTACTCCTTTGCACGGCTGGTGCTTCTTGTGCTTCTGTTCTAGACTCTTGACATGTGGCAGTCATGTACTCACGCATTTATGAGTTTCCCCATTGCTTTGGTTAAAAGTTACCCTGTTCGAGAAGTAGAAGAAGTTTAGTTGATACATATCGATTTCTTCCATCCTTCTGTTCCTATCAATGTGCTGTTGTGTGGTTAATGAAGATCTAGTTGTTAGCATTCTTCCTACTTTCATGATTTCGGTTATATATGCCTATGGATTCTTTTTCTTGAAAGAAGAATTTTTTTGGCTGAGACCAACCTCACTGCTTCAAACTTACAGTTATACtgtcaaagttttttttttttggcaacatATATGAAATAAAATTGTCTTCACAGATTATAGTTCATCTACTAAATTTCTTTGTTTTACACTTTGCAGAAAACTTTAGGGCCCTTTGTACAGGTATTTTCTTTCCATGGCTTATTTTGTTGCCACCAAAATCCCACCTGAGCTGATAGTTCATGTCAATTTGTTCATCATTTCAGGTGAAAAAGGTGTCGGGTCCAATGGCAAACCTCTTCACTATAAAGGAACACCATTCCATCGTATTATCCCTGGCTTCATGATTCAGGGCGGTGACATAGTTAGAGGCAACGGGAAAGGAAGTGAGTCTATATATGGAGGCATCTTCCCAGATGAGAATTTCACTGTAAAACATACACATCCAGGTGCGATTGTTCAGCTAGTGAACTTTATCATCCAGTTTGCACTTTGCCTTTGTTGAAGTTCATGTGTACTTAGTTACACATTTATTTTCAAGGAAACCAGCACTATTTTATTTGACACTAGTGATGCTATCTCTATTAAAGACTTTTAGTTGATGCCATCTTTTTTAGATTACAACAGGGTCTGGTTTCTGATTTGTTCACTATGTAGCTACACTTGATTTCAAGAAAACTATGTACTGAGACCTACTGAGTTTTTTTGTCGGCAACAAGTTTAAATATTCTGGTGTTTTACTTTGTTTATATTTCTTCCATCCTGACTTGGTTGGCTTTTGGCAATTGGTCAGTGTGGCCAAATCTTGAATCCGTGTTTGATCTTCTGACAGGTCTATCTGAAAATTATTAAATTAGAATGGTCATTTCCAACTCTACTCCTGCTTTGCTGTCTTGCAGGGGTTGTTGCTATGGCAAATTCTGGACTTGATTCCAATGGATCCCAGTTTTACATAACGACTATCAAGACAAGCTGGTGAGTTGTGTTACACACCACGTCTCACCAGTGATTAACTTTGAAGCTGCAGCTCCTGAAATGGTAACTTTGTAGGTTGGATGGAGAGCATGTTGTCTTCGGCAGGGTGATCCAGGGAATGGATACCGTGTACGCCATTGAAGGGGGTGCTGGGACTTACAATGGCAAGCCAAGGAAGAAGGCGGTGATCACTGACTCTGGTGAGATACCCAAGGAGAAATGGGGTGATCAGGAAGCGTAGGCTGTGCTCTACtccttgtcaccatgccattttCAAATCAGGCGGCCATATACTTCTTTTGTCCTTGACCAAAATGGTGTGCCACAGTTAAACAATACTTCTGGAATGCTGTATATCGTAGCTAGTTTATGGCCAGTCGAACTGACTCTGATCCCTTGGGTTGTGATGTGGAGACGTGAAAAGTCTTTAGCCAGCGTTGTTACCTTGATACCTGGATTGCTCATCTTGTGTATGAAATTCGTCAGCTATATATATAGTACATAAGGAACATTTTTTCCTCCTTCCTTTTTTGTTGAACCTAAACTTATGCTAGTGGACGCAGTTTTTAGCATTGAGTTGATTTGGTTTGTGGCGGAATTTGGCCAATCCGGTTTCATCATGTTCGTCTGAGTGCTCACATTTTCTTAGACGTGAAGAAACAGTTTTTTTGACAACATTTTTTTTTACAACAGACGTGAAGAAACAGTTGGTTTTAACCAAACATCTTGCGCGCGGATGCTTGCATTTCTTGGACAGGAAGAAATGCCGCTATGTTTTAGTGGTGGGTGATGTGCTCTTTGATAATGTGCTTAACGGATGCTTACATTTTCATGATTTAAAATCTTATATGGTGTTTAACGGATTTAttttaataaattaaaaaaaagatgAAACATGATTGAAATCACTTCTAACCGGGCAAAGAGATAATTTAAATGGTTTTGACAGTTAAGGGAGATATGCAATTTATCTGGCTTTGGAGTTAAGGAGAAAATCTACCCTCCCAAGATAGTTTGGGGACTTTTTCCTTAATCTAATCGGTAATGCTTGTATTCAGGCGCCCGTCCGCCCTGGACAGCCCCGCTCGCAGGCCGGGAGGCCCAGAAGGCTCTCCTATCTGTTCCTACCCACTCACCTCCAGACACCATAGTTTTctaacaaaagaaaaagaaaaaactcaCCACAACGCCGTGAACCTACGACCGCGCTCTGCCACACATCCCGCCCGCCATCTCCATCATGCCTCCTGCCTGCCTCTCTCCACTGCGCCACCCTCTCCACCGCGCGCTcccgctcgtcttcttctccaTCGCGCCTCTCTCTCTACCACGCCTCCcgtctgtggcagaaccacctaatctaatgcctcccagaagtacttgtcttccattaaacactaagtactcaagagatgacactaaactatgcagttccgtcgagcacaccccaaggcagaacacgaaaatccatatttttctattaggatcataaataagagaatacaacttacaatattcttaagtcatttcttacatcactttattacagtaacaaaatattaccttatttgattataacagcggaatataacactGTTATTAGAGTTAtagaggaagcaagattaatttaatgacttggtggagcattaacatagtggacatttttatacaagagatgttagcagattttatatcttttcttataaatACCTTTAGttagggttataaataaacactacggtcgtagcgtgaaaggaatcctctctgagcccaccagaaggtttccacacacaagagtcagct belongs to Miscanthus floridulus cultivar M001 chromosome 4, ASM1932011v1, whole genome shotgun sequence and includes:
- the LOC136552205 gene encoding peptidyl-prolyl cis-trans isomerase CYP21-1-like, translating into MLRKAVVAFIACAALYLAVSAYSRRQSIAEVQLPAVTHRVYLDVEIDGQHIGRIVIGLYGEVVPKTIENFRALCTGEKGVGSNGKPLHYKGTPFHRIIPGFMIQGGDIVRGNGKGSESIYGGIFPDENFTVKHTHPGVVAMANSGLDSNGSQFYITTIKTSWLDGEHVVFGRVIQGMDTVYAIEGGAGTYNGKPRKKAVITDSGEIPKEKWGDQEA